A genomic segment from Campylobacteraceae bacterium encodes:
- a CDS encoding SHOCT domain-containing protein, with product MNSNMTMFHGFAMLIFWGVIIFVLFSIFKSNNKANEVSAIDILKNRLARGEIKKEEFEELKRSCI from the coding sequence ATGAATAGCAATATGACTATGTTTCATGGTTTTGCAATGTTAATATTCTGGGGAGTAATTATTTTTGTTTTATTTTCTATTTTTAAAAGTAATAATAAGGCAAATGAAGTATCAGCAATAGATATTTTAAAAAACCGCTTAGCACGAGGTGAAATAAAGAAAGAAGAATTTGAAGAATTAAAAAGATCCTGTATATAA
- a CDS encoding YgjV family protein, with amino-acid sequence MTDFLLSQIFVGIAICFDITSFQFKDRRKIIMCFFFASIFIGLHFLLLEQYTAASLAVVAALRFVSSIFTSSKKLMSVFLIACAVVTFFTYAGILSIFSYLGASINTIASFCKKDEHLRLIMMIGTLFWIVNNYFANSPAAVFMESLFLCSNIIGYYRHYIKPKRVLAKVSNK; translated from the coding sequence ATGACAGATTTTTTATTATCACAAATATTTGTGGGCATTGCCATTTGTTTTGACATCACGTCCTTCCAATTTAAAGACAGAAGAAAAATTATAATGTGTTTCTTTTTTGCTTCTATATTTATAGGGCTTCATTTTTTATTATTAGAACAATATACAGCTGCTTCTTTAGCTGTGGTTGCGGCGCTTAGATTTGTTAGCAGTATTTTTACCAGTTCAAAAAAACTTATGTCTGTTTTTTTGATTGCTTGTGCTGTCGTTACTTTTTTCACTTATGCTGGAATATTAAGTATTTTTAGTTATTTAGGTGCTTCTATTAATACCATTGCATCTTTTTGTAAAAAAGATGAACACTTACGTTTAATTATGATGATAGGAACACTGTTTTGGATAGTGAATAATTATTTTGCAAACAGTCCTGCGGCTGTTTTTATGGAATCATTATTTTTATGTAGTAATATAATAGGATATTATAGACATTATATTAAACCTAAAAGAGTTCTTGCAAAAGTATCGAACAAGTAG
- a CDS encoding AraC family transcriptional regulator: MEKFIYKNRTDITVLKARMKTFSYKKHAHEEYSLGVTLNGIQKYSLDGRSQTSHKNGVMLFNPEQLHDGQAGKSKESLDYVMLYIKPSLFLEAIGKKEIVKFSSSLVYNEKLKHDIINLSSAIFFEKDENLCNELLLNVADNFTSKDFVIDYKKENHLVKKAKEMMYYELDYVLNLDEISKALDLSKFQFIRMFKINTGITPYQFFLNCKIIHAKKHLELKKDLYATVVEFAFSDLSHLNRHFKRVYGLTAYEYLQSLS; encoded by the coding sequence ATGGAAAAATTTATATATAAAAATAGAACAGATATAACAGTTCTAAAAGCCAGAATGAAAACGTTCTCTTATAAAAAACATGCCCACGAAGAATACTCATTAGGAGTTACTTTAAATGGTATTCAAAAATATTCTCTTGATGGTAGGTCTCAAACATCCCATAAAAATGGCGTAATGCTTTTTAATCCTGAACAATTGCATGATGGTCAAGCTGGAAAAAGTAAAGAAAGCTTGGATTATGTGATGTTGTATATTAAACCCTCCCTTTTTTTAGAAGCAATAGGTAAAAAAGAGATTGTTAAATTTTCTTCTTCTTTAGTTTACAATGAAAAATTAAAACACGATATTATAAATCTTTCTTCTGCTATTTTTTTTGAAAAGGATGAAAATTTATGCAATGAGTTATTATTGAATGTAGCGGATAATTTTACTTCAAAAGATTTTGTGATTGATTATAAAAAAGAAAATCATCTTGTAAAAAAAGCAAAAGAAATGATGTATTATGAACTGGATTATGTTCTTAATTTGGACGAAATATCAAAAGCTTTAGATTTAAGTAAGTTCCAATTTATAAGAATGTTTAAAATAAATACAGGAATTACTCCTTATCAGTTTTTTTTAAACTGCAAGATAATACATGCCAAAAAACATCTTGAACTAAAAAAAGATTTGTATGCAACCGTTGTCGAATTTGCTTTTTCAGATTTATCTCACTTAAACAGACATTTTAAAAGAGTCTATGGTCTTACTGCTTATGAATATTTGCAATCTTTATCTTAG
- a CDS encoding LysE family translocator, translated as MNLVFFVLYCFMMTASPGPTNIMILSTVHNYGVKRALNFSLGSGVGFFTLLVLCVVFNVILLSYLPKIIFFLQGMGALYMVYLAYSIFKISDAKKNNYNTSTFKTGFLMQFINPKSLIFTLSVFPSFIFPYYNSFLSLSFFIFLITFIACMSFFSWILFGKVLKSFLDKHNRLVNNIMALFLLVCAVIISGILN; from the coding sequence ATGAATTTAGTTTTTTTTGTACTGTATTGTTTTATGATGACAGCATCTCCTGGTCCTACGAATATTATGATTCTTTCTACTGTTCATAATTATGGAGTAAAAAGAGCATTAAATTTCTCTTTAGGTTCTGGTGTGGGTTTTTTCACGCTTTTAGTGCTTTGCGTAGTTTTTAATGTCATTCTTCTTTCTTATCTTCCTAAAATTATATTTTTTTTACAAGGTATGGGGGCCTTATATATGGTATATCTTGCTTATAGTATTTTTAAAATAAGTGATGCTAAAAAAAATAATTACAATACAAGTACTTTTAAAACGGGATTTTTAATGCAGTTTATTAATCCTAAGTCTTTAATATTTACCTTAAGTGTATTTCCAAGTTTTATTTTTCCGTATTATAACTCATTTTTATCTTTGAGCTTTTTTATTTTTCTGATTACTTTTATTGCTTGTATGTCTTTTTTTTCTTGGATATTATTTGGAAAAGTGTTAAAATCTTTTTTAGATAAACATAATAGACTTGTTAATAATATTATGGCATTATTTTTACTTGTATGTGCAGTAATTATCTCAGGGATATTGAATTAA
- a CDS encoding LysE family translocator — protein sequence MFPLEIWLTYTFACLLLVLSPGPDNILAIGRGLSQGKIAACMSGFSSGMGILFHVLTATFGLTLLIQTSEFAFMVVKIMGALYLIFLGIKVLRSRSLINLEAQNKQSYKNIFMTGFLSAALNPKPGMFVLAFLPQFVNPALGSVTIQMLVYGSWFALLTASVFSLMGIFSSKLSSYLKKRPNIVSGLNIGAGLTFIVSGLAVVSLKQR from the coding sequence ATGTTTCCACTTGAAATTTGGCTTACTTATACTTTTGCTTGTTTACTTTTAGTTCTTTCCCCTGGTCCTGATAATATATTAGCAATAGGAAGAGGACTTTCTCAAGGTAAAATTGCTGCTTGTATGTCAGGCTTTTCTTCTGGAATGGGGATATTGTTTCATGTTTTAACAGCAACTTTTGGGCTTACTTTATTAATACAAACATCTGAATTTGCATTTATGGTGGTTAAAATAATGGGTGCACTTTATCTTATTTTCTTAGGAATTAAAGTTTTACGTTCCCGTAGTCTTATTAATCTTGAAGCACAAAACAAACAATCTTATAAAAATATTTTTATGACTGGTTTTTTATCTGCTGCTTTAAATCCAAAACCAGGAATGTTTGTGCTTGCTTTTCTTCCTCAATTTGTTAATCCAGCTTTGGGTTCTGTTACTATTCAAATGCTTGTTTATGGATCATGGTTCGCTTTATTAACAGCAAGTGTCTTTTCTCTCATGGGAATTTTTTCTTCAAAACTTTCATCGTATTTAAAAAAGCGTCCTAACATCGTTAGTGGACTTAATATAGGGGCTGGCTTAACTTTTATTGTTTCTGGATTAGCCGTGGTTAGTTTAAAACAACGATAA
- a CDS encoding cupin domain-containing protein, whose protein sequence is MNTIKNIAEDTNYTAVDLGNLNDLMNYSLIHPVNKQKIEGKVFLKDACKLTGAEISFNSLEAKVEQSYFHIHNKNEETYIILKGHGFFQVDGKCFDIKEGSVIRVAPKGIRGIRNDSDDTMVYIVVQAKENSLEEYTTNDGARVTFDPKW, encoded by the coding sequence ATGAATACAATTAAAAACATTGCAGAAGATACAAATTACACAGCAGTTGATTTGGGTAACTTAAATGATTTGATGAACTATTCTTTAATTCATCCGGTTAATAAACAAAAAATTGAAGGAAAGGTATTTTTAAAAGATGCCTGTAAATTAACAGGTGCGGAGATATCATTTAATAGCCTAGAGGCTAAAGTAGAACAGTCATATTTCCATATTCATAATAAAAATGAAGAAACATATATCATTTTAAAAGGTCATGGTTTTTTTCAAGTTGATGGAAAATGTTTTGATATTAAAGAAGGAAGTGTAATCCGAGTAGCTCCCAAAGGAATAAGAGGTATTCGTAATGATTCAGATGATACGATGGTATATATAGTCGTACAAGCAAAAGAAAACTCACTAGAAGAATATACGACGAATGATGGTGCAAGAGTCACCTTTGATCCAAAATGGTAA
- a CDS encoding NAD(P)H-binding protein, with amino-acid sequence MNVLVIGSTGVAGKKVIPQLISAGHNVCAMVRNEKDLEKYSKIAHSSVLGDILDISSLDTAMQNVQCVINLATAIPNWEQTDIIRNEGTKNLVQSALKYKVKIIQQSIIFLYGDQQDKLVDENTPIQPFDLILSAANMEKTIINSGLEYIILRGGAFYGEGTGTENTWYSLAKEDKLLLSDNEFSYNSLINVEDYTKACTLAVNSSYSKTIYNVVDDYSVSDKELYDYINNIFSNGESKTGGNRFLPSLRVSNEKIKKELNWEAEFTSYKVTLGR; translated from the coding sequence ATGAACGTTTTAGTTATTGGCTCAACAGGAGTAGCAGGAAAAAAGGTGATTCCACAACTTATAAGTGCTGGACATAATGTATGTGCAATGGTAAGAAATGAAAAAGATTTAGAGAAATACTCAAAAATTGCTCATTCAAGCGTATTGGGAGATATCTTAGATATCTCTTCTTTAGATACTGCAATGCAAAATGTGCAATGCGTAATTAATTTAGCAACAGCAATTCCTAATTGGGAACAAACAGATATAATTAGAAATGAAGGTACTAAAAATTTAGTTCAAAGTGCTTTAAAATATAAAGTAAAAATCATACAACAAAGTATTATCTTTTTATATGGAGATCAACAAGACAAACTTGTAGATGAAAATACTCCTATACAACCCTTTGATCTTATTTTATCTGCTGCTAATATGGAAAAAACCATTATTAACTCAGGTTTGGAATATATCATTTTAAGAGGAGGGGCTTTTTATGGAGAAGGAACAGGGACAGAAAATACTTGGTATTCTTTAGCAAAAGAAGATAAGTTATTATTATCAGACAATGAATTTTCATATAATTCTTTAATTAATGTAGAAGATTATACTAAAGCTTGTACTTTAGCCGTAAATTCAAGTTATTCAAAAACTATTTATAATGTGGTTGATGATTACAGTGTGAGTGATAAAGAATTATACGATTATATTAACAATATTTTTTCAAATGGAGAAAGCAAAACAGGGGGGAATAGATTTCTTCCTTCTTTAAGAGTTTCAAATGAGAAAATTAAAAAAGAATTAAATTGGGAAGCTGAATTTACTTCATATAAAGTAACACTTGGTAGATAA
- a CDS encoding helix-turn-helix transcriptional regulator yields the protein MNNKLKDLNFSLFIVDKKIELYVQSYWQVKCTLEKTVEYLLAPDGAMGLIVNLGNKIKIKTEKKTYDLEMGEILLLGIHEHAVSVVLENNCNLLGIRFNPAGAFCFFKNDYSNLYQNNILIKENSLYKRLAKEDKSIEEVFNSYLLSLFKEDSKIKSFVFMLKKIEEDKGIIEIEELSSLLNISRRSIDRLFKKYLGISANIYLRIIKIKYSREELRNVSFDTLTNVGYNNGYFDQSHFIREFKTFMQKSPKQYVKEKKTLS from the coding sequence ATGAACAATAAACTTAAAGATTTAAATTTTTCTCTCTTTATCGTTGATAAAAAAATAGAATTATATGTTCAATCTTATTGGCAGGTAAAGTGTACTTTGGAAAAAACAGTAGAATATCTTCTTGCTCCTGATGGAGCGATGGGGCTTATTGTAAATCTAGGAAATAAGATAAAAATAAAAACAGAAAAAAAGACTTATGATTTAGAGATGGGCGAAATACTACTCTTAGGAATACATGAGCATGCTGTTTCTGTGGTTTTAGAAAATAATTGTAATTTACTTGGTATTAGATTTAATCCAGCAGGTGCTTTTTGTTTTTTTAAAAATGATTATTCAAACTTATATCAAAACAATATTCTAATAAAAGAGAATAGTTTATATAAAAGATTAGCTAAAGAGGATAAGAGTATAGAAGAAGTCTTTAACAGCTATTTATTGTCTTTGTTTAAAGAAGATTCGAAAATTAAGTCTTTTGTTTTTATGCTTAAGAAGATAGAAGAAGATAAAGGTATTATTGAGATAGAAGAACTTTCTTCTCTTCTTAATATAAGCAGACGATCAATTGATAGGTTATTTAAAAAATACCTAGGCATATCAGCTAATATTTATCTACGAATAATAAAAATAAAATACAGCAGAGAAGAATTACGAAATGTTTCTTTTGATACCTTGACAAATGTTGGTTACAACAATGGTTATTTTGATCAATCGCATTTTATAAGAGAATTTAAAACCTTTATGCAAAAAAGTCCCAAACAATATGTAAAAGAAAAAAAGACTTTGTCCTAA
- a CDS encoding class I SAM-dependent methyltransferase, producing the protein MQNNSEDNKIKESISSTFDEVAKNYDKNEHFLISAKKLVQILKKHDMKNNASILDLSTGTANIAIEIAKQYPKSFIHGIDISQNMLKIAKIKIKEQNIKNIHLYHQDVENLELSAGPFDLVTCAYGLFFYPNMEKVFCDISTRINKGGRFIFSSFTEDAFQPYTKTFLEMLENNYNIKMPEKLDAISLNSKEDIRKLSSLINPSNLEIEYVKIRLNLSIEQWWDLINSSGFKVFLSNLSKKEYRNFKKEYFSHLERVTSNKIIKLNADTLFAIITI; encoded by the coding sequence ATGCAAAACAATAGTGAAGATAATAAAATTAAAGAATCTATAAGTTCTACCTTCGATGAAGTAGCAAAGAACTATGATAAGAATGAACACTTCCTTATCTCTGCAAAAAAACTTGTTCAAATATTAAAAAAACATGATATGAAAAACAATGCGAGTATTTTAGATTTATCAACAGGAACTGCAAATATTGCAATAGAAATAGCGAAACAATATCCTAAGTCTTTTATTCATGGTATTGATATTTCACAAAATATGCTAAAAATTGCTAAGATAAAAATAAAAGAGCAGAATATAAAAAACATACATTTGTACCATCAAGATGTAGAAAACTTAGAACTATCTGCTGGTCCGTTTGATCTTGTTACTTGTGCTTACGGATTGTTCTTTTATCCTAATATGGAAAAAGTATTTTGTGATATAAGTACTCGAATCAATAAAGGTGGAAGATTTATTTTCTCAAGCTTCACCGAAGATGCATTTCAGCCCTATACTAAAACTTTCTTAGAAATGTTAGAGAATAATTATAATATTAAAATGCCTGAAAAACTAGATGCTATATCACTAAACAGTAAAGAAGACATAAGAAAACTCTCATCTTTAATTAATCCTTCAAATTTAGAAATTGAATATGTTAAAATACGATTGAATTTAAGTATAGAACAGTGGTGGGATTTAATAAACAGCTCTGGTTTTAAAGTTTTTCTTTCCAACTTAAGCAAAAAAGAGTATAGAAATTTTAAAAAAGAATATTTTTCTCATTTAGAAAGAGTCACTTCTAATAAAATTATAAAATTAAATGCAGATACTTTATTTGCAATCATTACAATCTAA
- a CDS encoding RidA family protein, whose translation MNRRKISTGSPFETKIGYSRAIVDGDYVFVSGTTGYDYKNMSISSDVIKQAEQCFLNIQEALELAGSSLDEVVRVHYIFPNKKDFEPCWEVFKKYLGIAQPAATMFIAGLLDDDMKLEIEVTARIKK comes from the coding sequence TTGAATAGAAGAAAAATATCAACAGGCTCCCCTTTTGAAACTAAGATTGGTTATTCCCGTGCAATTGTAGATGGAGATTACGTTTTTGTTTCTGGAACTACTGGGTATGATTATAAAAATATGAGTATTTCTAGTGATGTAATAAAACAAGCTGAACAATGTTTTTTAAATATTCAAGAAGCGCTTGAATTAGCTGGTAGTTCTTTAGATGAGGTTGTAAGAGTTCATTATATTTTTCCAAATAAAAAAGATTTTGAGCCATGTTGGGAAGTATTTAAAAAATATTTAGGCATTGCCCAACCAGCAGCTACTATGTTTATAGCTGGATTATTGGATGATGATATGAAATTAGAAATTGAAGTAACGGCTAGAATAAAAAAATAA
- the gltS gene encoding sodium/glutamate symporter: MLLDERQTLILAIIVLFLGSFINKRVGFLKEYNIPEPVTGGVLASLIFASIYFFADITISFTLETRDILLIVFFTTIGLSSKLSTLLEGGKILVILLIIAVVYLFIQNFTGIAVASASGLDLSIGVLSGSVSLSGGHGTTIAWAPIFKDTYNINNAMEIGIACATFGLVLGGIIGGPIAKYLINKNNLIPKSSKKDMVVGIKDETHKKISVDSMLGVFLIISLAVGFGLHLDDLLKSYNIKLPTFVTCLFGGIILTNTIPYIFKKLKWAEGTTSLALVSDLSLNLFLAMSLMSLQLWTLVDLALPILFLLLAQVIVVSLFVIFLVFPLLGKDYNAAVMSSGYAGLALGATPTAIANMTAVTKKFGPAQKAFLVVPLVGAFFIDISNAIIINTILSWIS; this comes from the coding sequence TTGTTATTAGATGAAAGACAAACACTAATATTAGCTATTATCGTTTTATTTCTTGGAAGTTTTATCAATAAAAGAGTTGGTTTTTTAAAAGAATACAATATTCCAGAGCCAGTAACAGGCGGAGTCTTAGCTTCTTTAATTTTTGCAAGTATTTATTTTTTTGCAGATATTACCATCTCTTTTACTTTAGAAACAAGAGATATTTTACTTATTGTATTTTTTACTACTATTGGTTTATCCTCTAAACTCTCAACCTTACTAGAAGGAGGTAAAATACTAGTTATTTTATTAATAATTGCAGTTGTTTATCTCTTTATACAAAACTTTACAGGCATTGCAGTTGCTAGTGCTAGTGGATTAGATCTTAGTATTGGAGTATTAAGTGGTTCTGTGTCTTTAAGTGGAGGGCATGGTACGACAATAGCTTGGGCTCCCATTTTTAAAGATACCTATAATATAAACAATGCAATGGAAATAGGAATCGCTTGTGCTACTTTTGGTTTAGTATTAGGAGGCATTATTGGTGGACCAATTGCTAAATATTTAATAAACAAAAACAATCTTATTCCTAAGTCTTCTAAAAAAGATATGGTAGTAGGAATAAAAGATGAAACACATAAAAAAATATCTGTTGATTCTATGTTAGGTGTATTTCTAATTATAAGTCTAGCAGTTGGTTTTGGTTTACACCTTGATGATTTATTAAAAAGTTACAATATTAAACTTCCTACTTTTGTAACTTGTTTATTTGGAGGAATAATTCTAACAAACACTATTCCTTATATCTTTAAGAAACTAAAGTGGGCAGAAGGCACAACCTCTTTGGCTTTAGTTTCAGACTTATCACTAAACTTATTTTTAGCAATGTCATTAATGTCTTTACAATTATGGACTTTAGTAGATTTAGCCCTGCCTATTTTATTTTTACTTTTAGCACAAGTAATAGTAGTAAGTCTCTTTGTCATTTTTTTAGTTTTCCCTTTATTGGGAAAAGATTACAATGCCGCTGTTATGTCTTCAGGATATGCAGGTCTAGCCCTAGGCGCAACGCCAACAGCAATAGCAAATATGACAGCAGTAACAAAAAAATTCGGACCTGCTCAAAAAGCATTTTTAGTCGTACCTTTAGTAGGGGCTTTTTTTATAGATATTTCAAATGCAATAATAATAAATACTATTTTATCCTGGATATCCTAA
- a CDS encoding GTP cyclohydrolase: MFIVSITYTVSLDLVDSLLAEHVKYLKIQYKKGNFIASGRKVPRTGGIILSQVNNLKTLQKIINEDPFKINDLAKYDIQEFIPSMSSEKFINLKEE; the protein is encoded by the coding sequence ATGTTTATAGTCTCAATAACATATACCGTTAGTTTGGACCTTGTAGATAGTTTATTAGCAGAGCATGTTAAGTATTTAAAGATTCAATATAAAAAAGGTAACTTTATTGCCTCAGGAAGAAAAGTTCCACGAACAGGGGGAATAATACTTTCACAAGTAAATAATCTAAAAACACTTCAAAAAATTATAAATGAAGACCCTTTTAAGATAAATGATTTGGCAAAGTATGATATTCAAGAATTTATTCCAAGTATGAGCAGTGAAAAATTTATCAATTTAAAAGAAGAATAG
- a CDS encoding antibiotic biosynthesis monooxygenase, producing MITEIAILDVKKGQEQSFENTFKEAQKIISSMKGYISHSLQKCLENNSRYLLRVEWETLEDHTIGFRESSEYKQWKELLHHYYEPFPTVEHYGKNL from the coding sequence ATGATAACAGAAATTGCAATACTGGATGTAAAAAAAGGTCAAGAACAAAGCTTTGAAAATACATTTAAAGAAGCACAAAAAATCATATCTTCAATGAAAGGTTATATTTCACATAGTTTGCAAAAATGCCTTGAAAATAATTCTAGGTATTTATTAAGAGTAGAGTGGGAAACATTAGAAGACCATACCATTGGGTTTAGAGAATCTTCCGAGTACAAACAATGGAAAGAATTATTGCATCATTATTATGAACCTTTTCCAACAGTAGAACACTATGGGAAAAACCTTTAA
- a CDS encoding cupin domain-containing protein, with protein MDNKINIQEKFSLFTKEWTPKIIAQSNSQLVKIAKGSGELVWHKHDNEDELFLVFKGELTLQLREKDIVLKEGEMYVVPKGVEHCPCATPDTHFMMIEPKSTAHTGETQSEVTVGYEKQKWI; from the coding sequence ATGGATAATAAAATTAATATACAAGAAAAGTTTTCTTTATTTACGAAAGAGTGGACACCTAAAATAATTGCGCAATCAAATTCTCAGCTTGTTAAAATTGCAAAAGGTAGTGGTGAACTTGTTTGGCATAAACACGATAATGAAGATGAACTATTTTTAGTGTTTAAAGGTGAGCTTACCTTGCAGTTAAGAGAAAAAGATATTGTCTTAAAAGAAGGGGAAATGTATGTGGTTCCTAAAGGTGTAGAACATTGTCCTTGTGCTACACCTGATACACATTTCATGATGATAGAACCAAAATCAACTGCACATACAGGTGAAACACAAAGTGAAGTTACTGTAGGCTATGAAAAACAAAAGTGGATTTAA
- a CDS encoding diguanylate cyclase, protein MIRIPIRITVMGLFLLIATIIMAVTFYIQVGFSKDLAKSAMKKQFEITSYKIEENIKRINAVSNSLITSTIPFIKDINAETLFTNKRKYLEIFSNILNDSRNLYSVYIGFNDNRFYELIKLDSNKDLKKIYNAKKEDKWLLIEINKYQEKILSLYDKNFKLSFTKNESTDYIVNQRPWYKKSIESNTITKVGPYTFSNISENGITYSKNMNNNNVFAIDILLENFSDILKNNSHLESYLFDVDQNIIAKSSKEDLIFMELIKNIDINNFERNFINTSTIKGKEYIYSLVEIKGYNKKEYLLSYVLLDLMMTPYMEKFSKMDKILIVLFFIFIPILWFFASIIVKPILLLAKESNKIKNREFNKVITINSSVKEISLLSSSLSKMANSLYEYQLELEQMVTVRTKELEHKNKELEILSITDKLTNTYNRIKLDNTIEDEMLKANKENGTFSIIIIDIDYFKKVNDTYGHLVGDVTLVEFTKILKSALEDGHILGRWGGEEFVIISSIKTLDEIIILANKLREKIQNHNFPTIGSKTASFGVSLYKKEETSESLINRADEALFIAKKKGRNRVETLEK, encoded by the coding sequence ATGATTAGAATACCTATTCGTATTACGGTCATGGGATTATTTTTACTGATTGCTACCATTATTATGGCTGTTACCTTTTATATACAAGTTGGTTTTTCTAAAGATTTAGCTAAAAGTGCAATGAAAAAGCAGTTTGAAATAACTTCCTATAAAATAGAAGAAAATATTAAGAGAATAAATGCAGTGAGTAATTCTTTAATTACATCAACTATTCCTTTTATAAAAGACATAAATGCAGAAACTCTTTTCACAAATAAGCGTAAGTATTTAGAAATATTTTCAAATATATTAAATGATAGTAGGAATTTATATTCTGTTTATATAGGCTTTAATGATAATAGGTTTTACGAACTCATTAAACTTGATAGTAATAAAGATTTAAAAAAGATTTATAATGCAAAAAAAGAAGATAAATGGCTGTTAATCGAAATAAACAAATATCAAGAAAAAATTCTAAGTCTTTATGACAAAAATTTTAAGCTAAGTTTTACAAAAAATGAAAGTACTGATTATATAGTTAATCAAAGGCCTTGGTATAAAAAATCCATTGAATCAAATACTATTACAAAAGTGGGTCCCTATACTTTTTCTAATATTAGTGAAAATGGAATCACTTATTCAAAAAACATGAACAATAATAATGTATTTGCAATAGATATTTTACTCGAAAATTTTTCAGATATTTTAAAAAATAATAGTCATTTAGAGTCTTATTTATTTGATGTTGATCAAAATATTATTGCAAAATCAAGTAAAGAGGATTTGATATTTATGGAATTAATAAAAAATATTGATATAAATAACTTTGAAAGAAATTTTATTAATACTAGTACTATAAAAGGAAAAGAGTATATTTATAGCCTTGTAGAAATTAAAGGTTATAATAAAAAAGAGTACTTATTATCGTACGTTTTATTAGATTTAATGATGACGCCTTATATGGAGAAGTTTTCAAAGATGGATAAAATACTTATTGTTTTGTTCTTTATTTTCATTCCTATTCTTTGGTTTTTTGCATCTATTATAGTAAAACCCATTTTATTATTAGCAAAAGAAAGTAATAAGATAAAAAACAGAGAATTTAATAAAGTTATAACTATCAATAGTTCAGTAAAAGAAATAAGTTTATTATCTTCTTCTTTAAGTAAAATGGCTAATTCTCTATATGAATACCAGCTTGAATTAGAACAAATGGTTACTGTTAGAACCAAAGAGTTAGAACATAAAAACAAAGAATTAGAAATATTATCTATTACAGATAAACTAACCAATACCTATAATAGAATTAAGTTAGATAATACTATTGAAGATGAAATGTTAAAAGCCAATAAAGAAAATGGCACTTTTAGTATTATTATTATTGATATTGATTATTTTAAAAAAGTAAACGATACTTATGGACATCTTGTAGGGGATGTGACTTTAGTAGAATTTACAAAAATACTTAAAAGTGCTCTTGAGGATGGGCATATTCTTGGACGATGGGGCGGAGAAGAATTTGTAATCATATCTTCTATCAAAACGCTTGATGAGATTATTATTTTAGCAAACAAGCTAAGAGAAAAAATACAAAATCATAATTTTCCTACCATTGGATCTAAAACAGCAAGTTTTGGAGTCTCCTTATATAAAAAAGAAGAGACCTCAGAATCGTTAATAAACAGAGCAGATGAAGCCTTATTTATAGCTAAAAAAAAGGGCAGAAATAGAGTAGAAACCTTAGAGAAATAA